The window CGGCCGACGGGGCCGCCGGGGACGACGGCGAGCTCTGCGTGCGGGGCGGCCAGCGGTTCGACGGCTACCTCGACCCCGCGCAGAACCCCGGCCGGTTCGTCGACCACGACGGCCGCCAGTCGACGCCGGTCGACGGCCCGCCCGGCCCGGCGAGCTGGTACCGGACGGGGGACCGGGTCCGCCGGGAGGACGGCGAGCTGGTCCACCTGGGGCGGCTCGACGACCAGGTCAAGATCCACGGCTACCGCATCGAGCTGGGCGAGATCGAGTCCGTCCTGCGCCGGCACCCGGGGGTGCACGACGTCGTCGTCCTGGCGCTGCCCGGTGCCGGAGCGGTCGAGCTGCACGCGCTCTACACCTGCGACACCGTGGCGGAGGCGGCCCTGGCGGAACTGGTGGCCGACCACCTGCCGCCCTACATGGCGCCGGCGCGGTACCACCGGGTCGAGTTCTTCCCGGTCAACGCCAACGGCAAGGTCGACCGCCGGCGGCTGGCAGCGGACGTCGGACTGGTCTGAGCGGCGCCGACTCCCACCACGCTCACGAATCGAGAGCAGAGATGCCCATCCCGCGGCAAGCACCACCCGCCCGCCTGCGTTTCCGGTTGATGGGGCCGGTGGAGTTCCACGACGGCGTCCAGTGGCGGGGGATCGGCTCGGCGAAACAGCGCGCGTTGCTGGCGATGCTGCTGCTCAAGGCCGATCAGGTGGTGTCGCTCGAACAACTGGTGGCCGAACTCTGGGACGACAACCCGCCGGCCTCGGCCAGCGGCCTCGTCGCCGGGTACGCGTGGCGGCTGCGCCGCGCCCTGAACGACCGCGACGGCCGCGTCCTGACCACCCGCAGTCCCGGCTACCGCCTGGTGGTCGCCGCGGAGACGATCGACATCGGCGAGTGCGAGCGGCTGATCAGGCAGGCCCACGCCGATCTCGCGGCCGGCCTGCCGGACGCCGCCGTCGAGGGGTTCGACGCGGCGCTGGCGCTGTGGCGCGGCGCCCCGCTGGCCGACGTCCGGCCGACCCCGCTGGTGATGGCCGAGGTGGCCCGCCTGGAGGAGACCCGGATCGCGACGGTCGAGGCCCGCATCGGCGCCGAGCTGGAGCTGGGCCGGCACGGCATGCTGCTGCCGGAACTCAAGGTGCTCGTCAGCCAGCATCCCCTGCGGGAGCGCCTGCACGCCCACCTGATGACCGCCCTGTACCGCGACGGCCAGCAGGCGGTCGCCCTGGGCGCGTACCGCGACCTGCGGCGGTTGCTGGTCGACGAGCTGGGCATCGAGCCCAGCGAGTCCCTGCGCGACCTGGAACAGCGGATCCTGCGCAACGATCCGGCGCTGCGGCTGCACCACCCCGGGGCCCGCCCACCCGTGCGGGTGGTCACGCCGAGCCCGCCGGCCTCCCGGTTCCCCGCCGACCCGGTGGCCCTGCACGGGCGGGGGGTCGAGCTGGGCCGGCTGGTCAAGGGAGTGCGGTCCGGGCGGCCGGGCGTGGTCCAGGGGCTGGCCGGCGCCGGCAAGACCGCCCTGGCGGTGCGCGCCGCGCACGAGCTGGCCGCGGAGCACCCGGGCGGGTCGGTGTTCGTGCCCATGGGCGGGGGGACACCCGACGGGCCGGCGGAGGCCGCCCGGGCGGTGCGGGTCCTGGCCGAGGCGCTCGGGTTGTCGTCGCCGACGGGCGACCACCCCGCGTCGGGCTGGTCCGCCCTGTTGACCGGCCGTCGGGTCGTGGTCGTCCTCGACGACGTGGCGACCGCCGCCCAGGTACGCGTCCTCGGGCCGGTGCCCGTCGGATGCGCCCTGATCGTCACCTCACGCTCCGGGATGACCACCCTCGACGGGGCCACCCGGGTCTCCGTCGGCGCCCTGGACACGGACGACGCGCTCGACGTGCTCCGGTACCACCTCGGCGCCGAGCGG is drawn from Micromonospora sp. NBC_01740 and contains these coding sequences:
- a CDS encoding AfsR/SARP family transcriptional regulator; its protein translation is MPIPRQAPPARLRFRLMGPVEFHDGVQWRGIGSAKQRALLAMLLLKADQVVSLEQLVAELWDDNPPASASGLVAGYAWRLRRALNDRDGRVLTTRSPGYRLVVAAETIDIGECERLIRQAHADLAAGLPDAAVEGFDAALALWRGAPLADVRPTPLVMAEVARLEETRIATVEARIGAELELGRHGMLLPELKVLVSQHPLRERLHAHLMTALYRDGQQAVALGAYRDLRRLLVDELGIEPSESLRDLEQRILRNDPALRLHHPGARPPVRVVTPSPPASRFPADPVALHGRGVELGRLVKGVRSGRPGVVQGLAGAGKTALAVRAAHELAAEHPGGSVFVPMGGGTPDGPAEAARAVRVLAEALGLSSPTGDHPASGWSALLTGRRVVVVLDDVATAAQVRVLGPVPVGCALIVTSRSGMTTLDGATRVSVGALDTDDALDVLRYHLGAERVDAEPEAARTLVQRCDALPLALRIVAARLATRQNWSLAAFAARLADPAARLDALVCESMSIRDCLAGAVRVLTRYGDGDGVALRALRLLSRLDRGLVGVSNLAALSGQPMAAAEVAAERLVDAGLAEALPDGRYRIPELVRAHVRELGRSPECDQVVALRGQHPTTTARPRR